A window of the Eubacterium sp. 1001713B170207_170306_E7 genome harbors these coding sequences:
- a CDS encoding metal-sensing transcriptional repressor has protein sequence MEGIDRTKELNLLKTARGQMDGIIKMLEEGRYCIDISKQVLAVQALLKKANLQILEQHMHHCVTDAFENGSKDERNTKIEEIITILDKYYK, from the coding sequence ATGGAAGGCATTGACCGCACCAAGGAACTCAATCTTTTAAAAACTGCCAGAGGTCAGATGGACGGCATTATTAAAATGCTGGAGGAAGGCCGGTATTGTATTGATATATCCAAGCAGGTACTGGCGGTTCAGGCTCTTTTAAAAAAAGCCAATCTTCAGATCCTCGAGCAGCATATGCATCACTGCGTAACCGATGCCTTTGAAAACGGCAGCAAGGATGAGCGCAACACTAAGATTGAGGAAATCATTACTATTTTGGACAAATATTACAAATAA
- a CDS encoding heavy metal translocating P-type ATPase, translated as MKKNFKIEGMSCTACAAAIERTVNKMAGVEDAVVNYATENLAVTYDDGSVQAPEIVSAIEKIGYGAVPEQDTSTSGKSTVKNTAGENAQKQMKELQTRLIISLVFTIPLFYLSMGPMVGLPVPAFLDGDMNRLINTITQMLLTLPVVYMGAHFYKDGYKALWKRIPNMDSLVAVGTSASFLYGIYVLYQLAWGYSYGDMAMVHHFAHEIYFEGTAVILTLITLGKYMEARAKGKTSQAIEKLIALAPDTALVERGNTEVEIPIDDVRLDDTVIIKPGDRIPVDGEIISGHSSVDESLLTGESIPVEKETGDHVICGSINKTGAFKFRATKIGDDTTLSKIIHLVEEAQSSKAPIAKIADQISRYFVPAVMGIAALSFIIWLLLGYEFSFALSMGISVLVISCPCALGLATPTAIMVGTGKGAEQGILFKNGPALETLGKADAVVFDKTGTITIGKPSITDIVPLGNTDETTLLQLVASIEAKSEHPLSEAIVDGAEERGITLRDVSDFNAIPGLGVEGTVDTRFITIGNQKLMKGSGIDPSTQTELYNTLSDAGKTPLFIGEGSELIGIIAVADTLKENSENAIAQLKAMGTQVYMLTGDNERTARAIGAKINIDHVIANVLPEEKADLIKKLQNEGKQVIMVGDGINDAPALAQSDIGIAIGNGTDVAIESADVILMQNDLLQIVAAIQLSKATIRNIKQNLFWAFIYNTIGIPLAAGILYIPFGLKLNPMFAAAAMSLSSVSVVLNALSLKGFKPKFTPVHDLPSAHTDVTVINNKNIISDSIMESQKEGTTMTKKLHVNDMSCKHCVKRVEDTLNAIDGVSNVHVSLEDAQATLDVTDAVTDKMLCDALDEAGYPASVITE; from the coding sequence ATGAAGAAAAATTTTAAAATAGAAGGGATGTCCTGTACAGCCTGTGCCGCTGCCATTGAACGAACCGTCAACAAAATGGCTGGCGTCGAGGACGCGGTAGTTAACTACGCTACCGAAAATCTGGCCGTTACCTATGATGACGGCTCCGTCCAGGCTCCGGAAATTGTTTCTGCCATTGAAAAAATTGGCTATGGCGCTGTCCCCGAACAGGACACTTCAACATCTGGTAAGAGTACGGTCAAAAACACCGCGGGTGAAAACGCACAAAAACAGATGAAGGAGCTCCAGACCCGGCTCATCATTTCATTGGTCTTTACCATTCCTTTATTCTACCTGTCCATGGGTCCCATGGTCGGACTGCCTGTTCCCGCCTTTTTGGACGGGGATATGAACCGTCTGATTAACACAATTACTCAGATGCTTTTGACCCTGCCCGTTGTTTATATGGGTGCGCACTTTTATAAGGATGGTTACAAAGCGCTCTGGAAACGCATTCCCAATATGGATTCTCTGGTAGCCGTAGGAACCAGTGCTTCATTCCTTTATGGCATCTATGTCCTGTACCAGCTTGCCTGGGGTTACTCCTATGGCGATATGGCCATGGTCCATCACTTCGCACATGAAATCTATTTTGAGGGCACTGCGGTTATTTTAACTCTGATCACTCTTGGAAAATATATGGAAGCCCGCGCTAAGGGAAAAACCTCCCAGGCCATCGAAAAACTCATTGCACTGGCGCCCGATACCGCTTTAGTAGAACGCGGCAATACCGAGGTCGAGATTCCAATTGATGATGTGCGGCTTGACGACACGGTTATCATTAAGCCCGGTGACCGTATTCCTGTAGATGGTGAAATTATCTCTGGGCATTCCAGTGTAGACGAATCCCTGCTGACTGGCGAGAGTATCCCGGTCGAAAAGGAAACCGGTGACCACGTTATCTGTGGCAGTATCAATAAAACCGGCGCGTTTAAATTTCGCGCCACTAAAATTGGCGATGACACCACGCTCAGCAAAATTATCCATCTGGTAGAAGAAGCCCAGTCTTCCAAAGCCCCTATCGCTAAGATTGCCGATCAGATCAGCCGTTATTTTGTACCGGCGGTTATGGGGATCGCGGCATTATCCTTTATCATCTGGCTGCTGCTCGGCTATGAGTTTTCCTTTGCCCTTTCGATGGGTATATCCGTACTGGTTATCTCATGTCCCTGCGCTCTCGGCCTTGCAACGCCAACAGCCATCATGGTAGGTACTGGTAAAGGCGCTGAACAGGGAATCCTCTTTAAAAACGGCCCTGCTCTTGAAACGCTCGGAAAAGCAGATGCGGTCGTTTTTGACAAAACCGGTACCATCACCATCGGCAAGCCTTCCATTACGGACATTGTGCCTTTGGGCAATACCGATGAAACGACGCTGCTTCAGTTGGTCGCTTCCATCGAGGCCAAATCCGAACACCCGCTCAGCGAGGCCATTGTAGACGGCGCTGAAGAACGCGGAATCACACTGCGGGACGTGTCCGACTTTAATGCCATTCCCGGCCTTGGCGTCGAGGGTACTGTGGACACCCGTTTTATTACCATTGGTAATCAGAAACTCATGAAAGGCTCCGGCATTGACCCCAGCACCCAGACCGAGCTGTATAACACGCTTTCGGATGCGGGTAAAACGCCGCTGTTTATTGGTGAGGGCAGCGAACTGATTGGCATCATCGCTGTCGCAGATACCCTTAAAGAAAACTCAGAAAACGCCATTGCCCAGCTTAAAGCCATGGGCACTCAGGTATATATGCTGACCGGAGATAACGAGCGGACGGCACGGGCCATTGGTGCAAAAATCAATATTGATCATGTCATTGCCAATGTATTGCCGGAAGAAAAGGCTGATCTCATCAAAAAGCTTCAGAATGAAGGTAAGCAGGTGATTATGGTAGGTGACGGCATCAATGACGCCCCCGCCCTGGCCCAAAGCGATATCGGTATCGCCATTGGCAACGGCACTGACGTTGCCATCGAATCTGCTGACGTTATTCTCATGCAGAATGACCTCCTGCAGATTGTCGCGGCTATTCAGCTGAGTAAAGCCACTATCCGAAATATCAAACAGAACCTGTTCTGGGCCTTTATCTACAATACCATCGGTATCCCGCTGGCTGCCGGCATTCTCTATATCCCCTTTGGCCTTAAGCTGAATCCGATGTTCGCAGCGGCCGCCATGAGCTTGAGCTCTGTCTCGGTTGTGCTGAACGCCCTGTCTCTGAAAGGCTTTAAGCCCAAATTTACCCCTGTGCATGATCTGCCGTCCGCCCATACGGATGTGACGGTTATCAATAATAAAAATATTATCAGTGATTCGATCATGGAATCACAGAAAGAAGGAACCACTATGACAAAAAAATTACATGTAAATGACATGAGCTGCAAACACTGTGTAAAACGTGTTGAAGACACCTTAAACGCCATCGACGGCGTTTCAAATGTTCATGTTTCTCTGGAAGACGCCCAGGCTACTTTGGACGTAACGGATGCCGTTACCGACAAAATGCTGTGCGATGCCCTTGATGAGGCAGGCTATCCCGCTTCTGTCATTACCGAATAA